DNA from Coffea arabica cultivar ET-39 chromosome 10c, Coffea Arabica ET-39 HiFi, whole genome shotgun sequence:
AAACCACAAAACACTATTTCCTGCCACGTTTTATCATATTATGAAAATCTTCACGTGATCGTCCATCCCGATAAATAATGATTTTTGTTCTCTTTGGTCAGCCTTTCTTCCATTTACTCATGATAATCAAGTTTCACGTTTTGACAAATTTATAGATTAAAAAAAGGGAttatttcagaaacctcccctgaaatttttgataatttcattaAGCTCCTTTAGATTTATGTAATTATGGAAACCTCTCATGGTGTGATAAAAAGATAACAATGCCCTTCAATAATTGTTAACTCATTGAAAAATTCTATCAAATATTAAATCTTTCTCATCTATTATCAACTAATAATTCAAACGACAGTTTTTCCCATTTAACTATCTATCCTTTTTCTCCTACTtacattttccttttaaatgcatttatttattattattaaccAATTGTGTATTGTCCCCATTAATAAAATCACCATACACACCAAACCACCAATACATACATATCTTGGTATCTATTTCCAATTCTCGATTTTCCATTATTATTAAATGGTTTCCTTGCACCCGtttttgtttccaatttttgatatgcattagcaaattgaaattgtCAAATGACAAATTGACTGCTAATTTCATTGCCAAATTAGATGGAAATGAAGATAGTGACAGcgataaaaaaattaaagttaaGGATAGGAAGTGGAATAGAAACTAAGTATAGGTTATATTGTTATGGTTGTCATGAAAAAAGGTGTTCTTGGTATATATTTATAACTGCATTGTGTTTCTATTTTTGATTTACAATTATTGATGTTATTCCTATAGAGAGAACTTGATTGATTTCAAACTATGTGCCAATGGAGTATATTGGATATTGATATTAGTAGTGATGGCTTAGATTATTTCGTATTAGAAAGGTGGTAGCTATAGATTTGAAATTTAGAAATATTGATGAATATTGTTGTGTATTAAGTAAAACATGATATTGATATGAGATTGTTAGTAAGCTTTTTGACATCTGATGTAGCGTTTATAGTTGATACAATGGTCTGCATCAGTAATTTTGAGGTAAAAGAGGCACATTAAAACAAAGATAAGTATTTATTTAATGGTGATTTGAATATTGATGGATAGGTAATAGTGATAGTAAGTAAAGATAAATGAAATAGAAATTgtgaaccattttttttcttttacatttttgTTATCAATTATAACTCAAGGGCATTCTaggaattttgagaaaaagtataGTCTTTTGGACCTAAAATGTTACCTAAAAGTGAAAATAGgggaggtaggtgtaatttttagaACTTGAGGGGAGCTTTCAgtaattgtcaaaaacctcagaGGAGGTATGGTAAATTAAccctaaagaaaataaaagaaaaagtggGCATTCCTTTTGTACATGCTCGAATCAAAAGTACTTCAACTCATGTGACATTGTTAGGAATGATCTCTTGAGTGTTGCAGGGTTAAGTTTTGGAATTAGATTTTGCTGATAAAAAGAGTattccaaaaacaaaaagagctTTTAATTTTGTCTGGTCACCACATAATCATGGCAGGGGATGTtctgtttttttcttcttttagtaTTTTGATGTTTATGGATGAAAGGATTGGTCAGCATCTGAGATGATGAATTATTCCAACATGATGAAAGCTGTTCTTATTAGCTTAATTATCTTTTGCCTACTCATTGATTTAGTACTAGATAATGAAGTAATTCCATATACACTAGGAACTTAAGAATGGGTAGGATAGATTGATTAAGGTGTAGatatataaagaattttatttgaatgttttttgcgacatagagttacaaaaaaaagataatttGGGTGTACGAAGATTAAGTTATATTGTCTCTAAACAAAATGAGGATAGTCTTCAGTATTAAAGTAATTTACTAAGCGTGGATTGAAATTTAAGAGACACAGGATAGGGCAAAAGCATAGTACTAGCTTTAGGAATTGTCTAGGAATCTGGTACGTTCATTTTTCCAGTTCTCACCCTTTTCTTCTGAACTGGGGCCTCTGGGCAGGTCGGAAGTTTTGGTGGATTATCAATCAAGACGCCGTGACATGAGCCgcataatataagaaaattaatCTAATACTGCCAGGGGCCAAAGAGAAGGCTGTTTCACAATCGTAAGAGAAAAATTATTTTGGTTCAGAAGTTTAaatttttagttaattttaagTGATGATTGTCTCTAATTTACATAAGGAATGTCTCCTGTATTGGCGTTATTAGATAAGCCTGGAATAAAGTTTAGAAACATAGGACAAAAAAAAGTACATTAATTTGCTCTTTTCTGGGATTGACTGGTTTCTGCAATGCAACTTTATCACCAGCATACTACACTAGCTTTAAGAGAATCTATTGAGTGATTGCTACATTCATTTCTCGGTTCTCACCCTTTATCTTTTGTCTGGCCATGCAAAAAACTTGGCAGATTATCAAGCAAGCCACCGGGAGCTGCAGTGATTAGTTTAAGAATACGCTGTAAGGATGAATATTCTTCCCTTGTGAACGTATGGATTCCAGGCTAGCCTTGTGATAGAATACAGGCAGATAGAGTAATCAAAAACTCTCTTCAGAAATTGAGCGATGAGAGATGGTCTGCCGTTTTAGACGGGTTTTAGTAAAACCGTTTTGCCATGTTAAGTGCTGTTTTACGCTAGCAGTTAACAGGGTCACTTCATGTTCAGAAAATGTAACAAGTTCCATCATCAATTTGGTCAGAGTATTTGTGACTTTGGACAGAAGGTAGCTTTGGAATATATTTCCTTTGTGTTCTTGATCCTCATTCCCGGTTTACTTACAAATCGGCATTTCTTGAGGATTCTATTCCAGAATCTATGACCTCTTCCATATCAATTACTATTTTAATTCCAGTTTGTGTAAAGTCATTTTCATCATTATATAATAATTAATTTACAATGTctttatgctttttttttcatttcttatttcTCCTTCACATAATTGCCATCTTTTCACGTCTAATCAACACTGCTGCTACTCAATGTCAAACCGTTGCAATTCTCTCTGCATATGAAATGCAAGACCAGGGACAGAATGGAGTTGAGGCATAGAAGCCAATTTTGCTCCCAAATGAAGGCAATTATTTGCCCCTTCAACGTTTAAATGGGCATGGGCCTTTGTGTTTTTTCCGATCAAAGCAACCATGAGATTGAATATCTCCACTCGACGATGCTCAATAGCTGCATGCAATAACAACCGTTCGGTATGTTTGTCTGCATACCAAATTAGATCAAGAAAACGATTTAAACACTCTTGTACAAGTTGAAAAACTCCATGCTCTATGGCTAAGTGTAAGATTGGGGTATTGTCATTGGGGAAGAAGTATTCCTGAACAAAATTGATATCTTTCTCTTCTATCTCCTCGCAGACAAAATCTACAAGTCTTAAGTTCTTTATTTCCGACAGCTCCCTTATTCGTGCGTCAAGTAGAAAGACAAGCCAAGTAAGTATGCAAAAGATTTACGTTTGCATTGAAATGAAGTATAGTTGGAAACCTTACTTACAGAATAATGGTGTAGTATTTTTTCTTGATGTACTTTAAGTGAGATAAcatgttggaaaagtaaaaagTTGTTTGGAAAACCAACATAGTGGCAAAAGAACTAATATCATGTACTGTTTCATTATTTTCCCCCAAAACAAAttaaagttataaaaaaagatAAAGCAGACACAAAACTTTAATACCTTTACTGAACTTGCTCAGAAATACGAAGAATGAAACTGCTGTGCTTTTAGCAACATCTGCAGGTGAATGgaagtttttgtgttttgtttcCTCCGCATCAACTTGCACCACTAAAAGCAATGGAAAATTAGAATAACATCACACAAATTGGGAACTGATAAAATAAATCAAGATCGTACTCCGTAGCAGTGGAGTTGATAGTCAGTACTGATAAATTCGAGCCATCTGAGAGGTAGAAGTACTATATTTGATATGGGTAAACATCTTTATTTTGTGTTTCCCATTAGGCATCCCACTTGGGGGAGaaatttttttaacttaattaATAATAGTTTTCAAGCacacaaaaataaaattggACCTAAGTCCATAACTTGGCTCCATTAAAGAAGAGTTGTTAATTAGTAGCAAGATATCAGTAAGGTATTGATTTTCCACttcacatttatacatttgcTAAATTCCATTACCTTGGAATCTAGAGAGGCAAAGGTAATTCTTTTTCCGTCTTCGAAATACTTATTACATTTCAAATAGAATTTCTAATTACTTTAACTAAACGTAGATTCAAGTAGATATTTGTCAAagttaaataaagaaaaaaattttctagaataTATCATATACAAACCAGAAAATCTCAGGAAGAGGCAGTAAGAGAGTttatctactttttttttttttttgtgagagAGTACTTACACCCATAGATCAATGATTTCCATAAAGAAAGTTTATGTCCATTCCGAAATGCTAAAGGCTGCATTGCAAGCACACGAAGTATGGACTTACTTTCATTATTTGTTTCAAGAGCTAATGCAGGATATCTCTTGAGCGTACTCAAAGCTGTATCTGCAAAAGGTCCTTATTATTTCAGAGGCAAGGAAGGAAGTGGGGATATTGAGAGCAACCACCCCCAAACCCAAGTTTTAGAAATTTATGTTTTTTCCCTCATCAAATTTGAAAGTTTGTTAAGAATTTTGTCCATGAATTTATGTCTTTGTTCCTCACATAAGCTTCTTACTAATATTTTGTGTTGATTTCATAAGCTTCATGTCCTGTTGTtgttcctttatttatttattctgttCAGTAAATTGTACTTATatatagactttttttttagatctaaagaaaagtaaagaaaatgttcGATGGAATGGAATCTATCCTATATGGGCTTACCATAGGACCCCGAAGAAATGATTGCCACAATGAGATCAGCAGATGAATAACCCGTGAAGGGATAACAAGGTTCTTTGTCCTCAGTAACTTGGTGGAgataatccaccattttcttGTCGTCTGAGGGATGTCGCCATTTAGCAGCAAATGGGTTATAGGTTTCCCCAAGGTGAGGCAAATCTGAGTTCTTCTCCACCATTGCTTTGGCAGCCCCCACATTTGCAGAGCAGTGCAGCCATGTGTGTCTCTGCCTTCAAGCTGCTTCTTACTTAGTTTCTTGACCATTTCCACCACAAACTCTGACTGGCCACAGCTCGCCGCCACATGAAGGGCAGTCATGCCCAGGTTGGAGATTTTTCTTGTCTTGGCCTTTCTGTCAATATCAAAGATGGCTTTAGCGTCTTTCCAATTCCCTTCCATTGCAGCTCTGTATAGTTTAGGCTGATTGGTTGACTCAACTTTATCCTTTTGCCGATCGTATAATTCTACCATTTTGGCTGCTAGCAGATTCGGAGGAATTCAGAAGGGActcttaattgaaaaaaaaaaaaaatagtgatcTTATCAAATTAAATGTTATCAATACATTCTCTTATCATACAGTTTCCATCAATAATAGTACTAACTAATAAAGTCCAAAATAGTttgttattcttattattgTCATTGTTTTTAAACTTTCATAACACAGCATAACTTCTAAGTTCAACCATCAGATTTCTAATTATACTAGCATTCATTAAGGATTTGTTGCAAATACAAGAAGCCCTAAATTTCACTATGGATATGAAACTCCCTAAAAAGTAATACAAATATTAGCACACTATTTTATTACTCTTAAAAACTTATACAAAAATAAGGTTTGAATACTTATAACTAAAATGATTGGTAGGCCGGCTTAATCAGGGCTGAGCCCATATTTCTCCAAAGCTAGATGCTTAGAGATTTGTGTAGTTTGAATTTTCTGAATTGAGTGGACAGGTCAAGTTCGGATTGATCTAACCTAATTTGTTGACTATAGAGTTAGCTGGTCTAAagaagattttgaaaattttttattttattcaccGCACTAATAATGCACAAGATTTATgtgatacatacatacatacatatatagcCTAGGAAGTGAAGAGttctattttgttttctttttttgttttttgggtacTGAAAAGTGTAGGAGGCAAAGATCACTACAATGTCAGAGCTGACAATTAGCTTCTAAtctgtaatttttaaaaccatGTTTGAAAAGCATCGGCTACAATATGATTTAGTACGAGAAACCAAGATCACAGGGTTATGAATCCAGTGCAGCGAAGATTCAAACCAAAACTTTCCAATCTACCCAAATCAACTACGAACGAGAACATTAACATAAAGCTATATAAAgtaatataaattaatataccaGAAAAGCACAAAATGATTAATTCTTTCCACCGTCCATATTTTTTCTGCTTCTCAGAAATCGAAGCACATCTTCTTTGGTCACAGTCTCCACATGCGTCTCTACCTTGCTCACTATCTCACTTCCTGCCATAGCTTAAAGGGAATTAGCTCTATAcgcactacaacaaaaatggctttTCTTGATATGCCTATAAGAACACTTGTTGGTTTGTGTTATTATAGTACTTTTATTATGACACTTATTATCAACTCAATAATGtatacattaatttttttttattttatctaataTAAGAATAATAATTTACCTTTAAACTACCTATTATGACACTTGAGAAAATATGAGATATaccaaaaaaagaaggaaaggcACAAAACAACATCGTAGTGAATTGACGGAAGATTCATTTGCTTAAAACTTTCATTTTGCCGGCCAaaacacttagtcaaattttgcttcttcttatCTCTCTCACAAGAAACACTCTCTCCGCAACAAACTATCCTCTGCAAATTATCTCGAACGCcaaaacacttggatttttttttggccaaatctcCCTGCAAACAAACTTTCCTTACTTTCCCATTGAAGGTACGTAATTGcatggtaatttttttaaattttgtgagCAATTACATAATGCTTTTGCTAAATGTCACCGTAAAGAAGTTTTCCATTCTTCAAgttgttccctttttttcttgagATTTTATTGGGCATTATTAGCTATTCTTGAAACTGTGTACTGTATTGTGTTGAATTGAGAGGGTTAAGTTTTAAAGTTTGCCCTAAATTGATTACATTTGAAATTAGTCCCATCTGTTTGAGATTGAAATGGATGTAGTAATAGTTTATGATTTGAGTGCACTTGTTGTTCAGCTTTATTCCTCTCGGTTGTCTACTTGATTCGTGCGACTATTTTGTTACGGATTTGTTGTCCATAACCTGTTCGATAAAATGTCAAGTAGATAACCGAGAAACTAgtgaatcttagaaaagtgatTACAGATAAATCTCATGTCACCAGATACTTCATGTGAAAGAGTCTTACAAGGATACATGTTGATAGGCCAGTGAAAGAGAGAACCTAGTTTATTCAATTTGAATTTATTCACTTGATTTAATAGAAGCATCTTTGAGTCTCTTGCATCCGCATGACCCGGTTAGGGTTTATGACCAAGCATACACCCTTCCACAGCTAGCTAGAGAGGCAGTCAGGATGGACAAACTAGGTTTTCCTTCTCTTAGACTTATTAAAGGACTATCTGCGTGACCGGCCTATGCTCAGTTTGTAAGTTTGTGTTACGGGCAATAAAATAAAAGTGGTCtttacctcaaaaaaaaaacaaacagaagCATCTTTGCTAACTGCTACTCGAATTGAGCACTGTTGTCTTTACAGATTTCTTCTAATTCCTGcttaagagggaaaaaaaaaaagtaacaaccAGTTCTTAATTGTGATATATGGTAGTGTTTGAAAGAAGTGACAGTAATGTCTTGCAGCttttgccccaaaaaaaaaaaaaaaagatttgcagATATTTGATCCCTCATTTGCCGACAGACTCTTAtctttatttcaattttatttcattattCGCATGTAGATATCTAGCTGTGTCCCATCTAACTACATGGCACGGCAATTTGACATCAATGAGAGGATGAGGGGGACATTCTTATTGATTGGCTGATAGAGGTAAAGAAATAATTTCGCATTACTTTGGCATTCCTACAAATTCTGAACTGTCAGAAGTAAGAAAAAGGTTGCGGCTAACACTGTACTTCTGAATGTACAGGTGCATTACAAGTTTGAACTGATGGATGAGACCTTGTA
Protein-coding regions in this window:
- the LOC113711214 gene encoding uncharacterized protein, with the translated sequence MVELYDRQKDKVESTNQPKLYRAAMEGNWKDAKAIFDIDRKAKTRKISNLGMTALHVAASCGQSEFVVEMVKKLSKKQLEGRDTHGCTALQMWGLPKQWWRRTQICLTLGKPITHLLLNGDIPQTTRKWWIISTKLLRTKNLVIPSRVIHLLISLWQSFLRGPMPLAFRNGHKLSLWKSLIYGLVQVDAEETKHKNFHSPADVAKSTAVSFFVFLSKFSKDKHTERLLLHAAIEHRRVEIFNLMVALIGKNTKAHAHLNVEGANNCLHLGAKLASMPQLHSVPGLAFHMQRELQRFDIE